A window of Gossypium hirsutum isolate 1008001.06 chromosome D13, Gossypium_hirsutum_v2.1, whole genome shotgun sequence genomic DNA:
tttgatttttctttttgtaaagtctaaaaaCTCCATAAGCGATCTAGGATAATGCCAAGTGtccattttaattatttgattattattttatttggctATTATTGGtagtgtatttttttattctacgaataattttaaaattttggcatgtatcctcttataaaaaaatattcatttttttaatattttattatattttttttggacACTTATTAACCTCTAATTTTACTTATGGAGTCtataccaaatattttttttattttattatattctaaAAAACAAATGGGATTAATTTGTTTTACTCGATATAGGATAATAACCCAATTTAATaggaataaatttaaataaacggTTGAATGCAACGTAATgcttttaacttattttttatctTACATTATAAAATCGCAATAATAACTATCCCTGCCGTCACCATTATTTTTACACTCATCCAAATTCACCCGTAATAAAATATCTTTAGTGTTTGGTAGCCGTTTAAAACCCAATTATAACTGAAATGAGAAGCGTTTAAGAGAAATACAAGTCCGTCCCCATTCTCCACATACGTGTCAGGAAAAAGGGCACGTCACTTCAATAACTCGCCTTCTTCACTGATTGGCCCACATGTCTATATACACGTGTCCTTCACTGAATGAAACTGATCAAGTAGACGGTGCAGATTTACCTTCTTGTATTCAGTAAATAGACGTCACACAAATTGTACGTGTCGGGTCAGTTTACCCGAACGGTGACGGTCACACTGCCCGAGCCTTAGGTGTGGCCCCCACCTTAAACTAGTGCTCTCAGTACAAAAAGGCCAAAGCTCTCTCCGTGCCTCCCTGCCATTTTTATGGGTCCTTCCCCTTCCTCTTCCCCTTCCCTTTCGATctgaaattagaaaaagaaaaataggaaTCTGATTTTGCAAGGAAGCTTTGTTCATCACTGAAGAACGTTTTCAAGTAACTTAGTAGCAAAATGGCTGGAACTTACTGTGGAGTTGTCGGAGAAAGTGAAGCGGCGGCAGCTACGGTTGAGCCAAAGTTAAGAGCTTCTCGCCGTCGGATATTAGAGCTTCGTCCGTTTAAGATAGTAGCTGACGCTGCTGTTCAACCACCGTTAGAGAACGATCGGAAACGCCATAAGCTCGATCGCAATCTATTCCTACCGGTATCTTCTCGGGATTGTGATAACGCGGTTCAAAACTCAAAAGATCACGGATTTAAGAACGAAGGTCTATTTTCTAATGGAACAGTAAAATTAATGATTGAGAAGTCCATGGAAGATGAAAAGGAACGGCCGAAGTTCGGAATGGCTTCTGTTTGTGGAAGGAGACGAGATATGGAAGATGCTGTTTCGATTCATCCTTCGTTTTGTAAACAAAGCTCTCAAGTTCAAATTTCGTCGGATATTCACTTCTTCGCCGTCTTCGACGGCCACGGCTGCACTCATGTACTAAATCGAATCTTGAAATATTtcttaaattcaattttattaacaaaatttaattagtTCTGTTATAActgatttattttcttttttttttttaggttgcGATGAAGTGTAGAGATCGGTTTCACGAGATAGTGAAAGAAGAAGTCGAAGCATGCGGCGGTTTGAAGGCGGTGGAGTGGAAGAATACGATGGAGAAAAGCTTTGAGAGGATGGATGAAGAAGTTAGAGAATGGACAGTAAACGCCAAGGAGAGTTCTACCTGCCGATGTCAGCTTCGAACTCCACAGTGCGACGCCGTTGGATCCACCGCCGTAGTTGCTCTAATCACCCCGGATAAGATCATTGTTGCTAATTGCGGTGATTCTCGCGCTGTTTTGTGTCGAAATGGTGCCGCTTTCCCCCTCTCCGACGATCACAAGGTGAgacattttattctttatttcgaGGTTTTTAATTTAGAGTGTAatgacatttaatatttttaatgtttttttttatgaataagatAAGGAgatatttatttatcaataaattatatattttttaaataagatatttaaattatcatatttatttttattcaaaatatctaaaaattaataaataaataatttttaaaaaatcaatatttatttttataaaaattaatcatattcCGTATTTATATTTACTGATttatcaaacaattttttttaataatatgcaTAAATTTTTAGCActcttttttaattttgtgtaCTGCCATATTATTCGATTGTAGCCGGATCGACCCGATGAATTGCTCCGAATAGAAGAAGCCGGTGGCAAAGTAATTTATTGGGACGGCCCTAGAGTTCTTGGTGTTTTAGCCATGTCTAGAGCAattggtaagttttttttttttttaataatttttcccttttttccttttctaaactttcgtttattttttttttaattttctatcgATTTGATTTTTGCAGGTGATAATTATTTAAAACCGTTTGTTATACCAAAGCCTGAGGTGACAATAACAGAAAGAAGAAGTGAAGACGAGTGTTTGATATTAGGAAGCGATGGGTTGTGGGATGTAGTGACGAATGATATGGCATGTAAGGTGGTGCGTATGTGTTTATGCGCAAGAAAATCATCATTTGCACCGGGATTTTCAGGTAATGAGATGGCGGTAAAAAATGGTGCACTCGAAAGTTTTGATAAACAATGTTGGGATGCTTCTGTTTTGTTAACGAAGTTGGCCTTGGTTAGACATAGCGCGGATAATGTCAGCGTGGTGGTTGttgatttaaagaaaaatcaacagGCGAATTAATTGGGAAGAAATCATTCAATTAAAAATTACACttctttttttgtaattataagatgtaaaatatcttaaaatgaaatgggaagaaaagaaaatatgggtttttaataattttttattttttatttttatttttatagaattaTAAATGTAGAATATAATTCCATTGTTGTGCATAAATCCTTAATTAAGATatattaattatagaataaaaatatattactaattttttaacccatatttattttagggttttgctTTTAACTTTTTCATTGAATGGAAgtttattttagaattaaaaatatttaatttaaaatatcttattatggAAATTGTAATAATATCTTTCTCATccttttataatttgtaaaacaATACGCtcgcataatttatttaatatacctAATCAACTTTATTCTTACCTCtcaattattgttaattaattttttattggcaaaaattcctaattaacgtTGAGTTATCATaaacaattaaacatattttcggaaataaatattatatttaatatttgaagttttttaaatcaaatttttactgATTTTATTACCACATATTTCTATAAATTAGGTTGATTTAATATACTACGGATCGAATCCAAAGGAGATTGAGTGATACGAAGAATTAACGAGTCTAGCCAGCTATTGTCTAAAAAGCATAGTACAACTAGCCATAAAATTGTAGAATTAAACTGCGGTAATagttaaaggattgaattgtaaaagtaTAATGGTAATAACCAAAAACAAATGTAGTAGTTTATTGACATTcatgttaataattaattttctaattgGTTTAATTTTTACCTTTCAGTCTATAATTTACCCAATTAACGAGTTAGTCCAATTAATCTCTCAATATCACTCAGACTAGAGGAGTCAAACTAGGCTGTGATCGAGGCATTGCAGCCGCTGGAGGAGTCGAGGTGGTTGGAGGAGCAATTTTTGTTGGTGTGCTAGGAGTGGTAGGGTTGGAGCTAGAGGATCTTTTAGAGCCTTCACTAGTTGTTCTAAGGTGAGGAGAAGGATGTTTGCATATTGCAGATGAGCTCTAGCAAGAATGGAGGCAAAAGGAAGGGTTTGCATAGAGTTCAAGCCAGTAGAAATACCTGAGACAGATGGGACGGAGGTGTTGAGCGAAGTGGAAGAGTTGACTTGGTCAGTCGGGTTATTGATTTAGTTGGTTTGATCAGTTGGGGTGCCATTTTGAGAATGCAAGGTCGTGTTGTCCACATTCACTGCACCAATCATTAATATTGTGTACAATAAGAGAAGAGTGTACAGGAAAGGGTAGTGGTTGTTATGGAGATCGGTTCTCCCAATTCGGGCACAGAGCTGGAGGTTATGAAGAGTGGTGGTGAAGATGGCGTAAAGGTTAAGGGTTGAAAGAGTGTTGACAGAGTGTAGATTTAGTATTCTTGAAGGATTGATCCTCTTCTTCATTGTTTCTGGAGGTATTTATAAGCAGAGGTCACGTATAAGACGGTGTTAACGTGTTGAAGTTGCCATAATTATAGAGCTCGTGAAAGGACTGTCTTCAGTGGGACGAGAATGCCTGTGACAGAACAGATCTTGTAATTCATTTTGACTCTAATATGATAAAGCAATTGAGCCCACGTGGTACTCGATGAGCAACAACTTCATGTTCCCAACGAAGATTAGGCCATTTGTTGCATGGATAGTCATGTCGGAAGGATGAGCTCCTACGTGACCTTCTGACTATCTTACGGCAAACTTACTTTTTAgccattttttttaaacttgccCCATGCCCTAACATGGATGGGTAAAACAAGAATACCAGTCTACTTAAATGGCATTAGTTTGAGATACCAAGTTGTTCAATAAAACAAATTTACATGAACTTAAGTGAATaataaactttcaaaatatctaaatgaaaatattataaaagctaattttatattattatatgagtACTGACTACATCATATATTATAGTGATTAAACCGCAAATAGAAAGACAAAACAAAGGTCCTGATTCCCACTCTGCTTTGCATGGGTCAAGCCGGCCATCAATTTATAgccattaaatttaaaaattaaagaatctattttttattgctattaattaagataaaattgaattatatccTACTAAAATTTCCTCCTAATCTTTTTCATTTGAGCTATTcctctaatttaatttgaattattattaaattacaaaCTTACATAAAATTTAAGAATGATAAAATATGCCATAATTCTGAGCATTTTcatgaatttgaaatttagtgtatatattttaatttttaagaatttaatttctttattttttaaattttaaaattcatgttcagttattagtattgttaattttttattaaatttattgatgtgacattttaaaattaaaaaaaatactcatttaataatcaTGTAACTAAGAAAATTGACGttataatgaacttgaatttaacaaaataattttaataatgttaataattgaactgaattttaaaatatgaaaagtagaACTAAAGTCCTAATATaagaataaagattaaatattaaatttacaaaGAATATAAGGACTTTTaagaaattaatgaattaaaCCAGTAAAATGTTGCCATACAAGTCATTGGTTTAGTGATAAAAGATTTTGTTGATTTCAGACCTTATATATCATCAGTGTCGAATAAACCTGTCCATGGATTGAATAGTCCACCCGATTCGGCTCgatcttaaattaaataatttttaaaatatttttattttaaatttaattataaaataatatatttttaagattttattattgttttttaaataatgagATGAGATATATCTACATGGATGATGCTTCTTCAATTATTATGGTGGGAATTTTCaatcaattaaagaaaaaaaaaaaagaaggaaatccACCGCATCAGATTCCTGCAATTACTTATGAGTTTTCATTTCTTACAATCAAATAACCAGTGGTTTTCCTGATCCCATGTGCAAGCAAATTGGAAATTGGAAATTGATTTTACTCATTTCAATTTTTGGGTTCCTTTCCATTGTAATTTAtaatcgattgagtcttaacttaaTTGACATGAATATTGTTGTCGTCAATATAAATATAGGAGAATGTGAGTTTGAGATTAAGTCTTTACTCTCTTTTATTATTCTTCGTAGAGTTCCATGTTTGATATTTAGaatattaaatagttaattagatCTATAAGCTaccataatttaattgaatactaGTCGGTTGAGTTGTGCTATGGAAGTGTAACCTGACGTCAATAAATCGAATAGTTGAATTTGTTTATTAGAGTCAAATCTTTCTAAATTGTAGGGCTGTTGGCAAATTAAATACTAGGAGCATCTCTTACAATTGTTCGACAAGAAAGATTGATGATTTAAAGTCATTTTTCGATAACTATACTTAGCTTATTGTTGAATAAGAAGACATCGTATAATCCATGATCAATCCCAACATCAAGATTGATAGCTAATGTTTTTGTCATATTTGTTAGTTCTTCACGAGATTATTAaatccccttttatttatttccttctACTTTACTCAATCGAGACCATAACTAAATAGTTCTAAGTTATTTTTTAGAAGGATGAACACTCAGCCAATAAGTTACAAATTAGAGTTGATCTGTCTTTTCATCCAATTTCTGTAAAATTCATTGGTACTCCTCTATATGCAATTTTATTCTATTATTAAGCATAAgaaattaaatttgataaattcaatACTCATCAGCAGCCTTAAATCTACTCAAAAGCCAAGCTTCATCAATGAACATGCATCAACAATATCTTAAAAACAGACCATCTGACATTCTCAAAAGACtacaaatatttcattaaaatctccCAAATAAAGCTGAGGGAGGCCATCAGTGGCAACCATCTACCGGAGCATATCACTACTCAACATCAAAATCTAACATTGAGCACACCAAAAAATCCGATAAAGTGCTAACAAAGAATCCTTCTTAATTAACCTGTCGAATTGAATAAGAATACAAACACCAAATTAATAGCCAGTTTCTAAAAGATAGCGAACCCACCACTTGAATCCATAGGACTCACAACAAAACAATTAGAGTACCCCAATTTGAAACACAAAGGACCAACCTTTTGATTCGTGCAACTATTAATTCAAAAGAGCATTACTTTCCATAGTCATTTCAGCTCTTATTAAATCCACTAAACAACGATCCATTGTCGTCCAGTGGTTAGGATATCTGGCTTTCACCCAGGAGACCCGGGTTCAATTCCCGGCAATGGAATCTCTTTAGATTTTTTATTGCTGTCCTTTCTGTTTCCGACACGTGGCACACACCCACCAgcgtttttttctttctttttcattttataaatcggttaattttcaattttagtccttttaatatgcttaaatttgagatctaattctaatactttaatttcaattttagtcaTTTTCCCCTTGTTTGAATTGAGTGTATTTGTATCTCTTTTAAAAGTAGTGACTCAACTTGGTGAATCTATAGACTATATatgaacataaataaaaatatatcttcaaactttttcattATAGTCCCTATCTAACATCTCTAATCAAGCTACATAATCTGAAATCAATAACAGTTATGATAATGAGTTCTATTATGCTTTATCATTGacattatattcaattttatagtagtataaatattatttccGTTCAAATAATTTAGGTCGTTGCTTGGAATGCATTTtacttttgtaaaaaaattaggGCTGAAATCGAGCTTAAACATCTCGAGAACAATACCAATTGTTCAAGGTCCAAGTTGGTTACTCAAAGAATGACACTTCAAGTACTTCCCTCAATCAAGTCCCCCTCAACACTTTTATGGATGAGGAATTTCTTTATATTCAAAAGGTTTAATATATAGATTGGCCcttaaatttggtaattttttcaagttaatccctaattttttttatcacattGGTCCTTAAGGTTGGCATTCGTTACACAAATCGGTCCTTATGATTAACATCGTTAGTTTTTTTAAGGTTTAACATATATAGATTGGCTCCTAAATTTCACAACTTTTTCTCAAATTGGGCcctaaacccttttttttttttggatcataTTACTCCCTAAGGTTGGAATCCGTTAGACAAACCGGTCCCTACACTAACACagttttttttgaagaatttgtTGATGTGAAAAATTATAGGGGCAACATGTAGAGAAACAAGGGGGACAACGCGTGGATTCATCTTTAATCAttcttaaaacttaaaaaaaaaaaccttaaatttttgaaaaaaattcaaaaaaaattaagttaaattttaacatttaaaatattactCTATAATATTCaactaacaaaaaaataaaaataattttttaaaacctaaaaatatataaaaattaaaattaaaaatgcacaaattttttttaaaaaattcatttttttagaaatttacaaaaaaaatgaaaaaaacaaaaaacaatgaaaaattGGTTGCACATCGACCGAAGTTTACCGAGCTTGACCAACATTGACCGACGCTAACAGGGAGTTAACCAACATCAACCGgtcaatttttatttcattaatgtttaaaatatttttaattttttaattttatatttttacaattccaaaacttaacccttttttatttttttaaacctatttaatttttttagaaattttaactaattttttattttcaatttatatattcttctttatttttatctTCAGTTtacatatatattctttttttgaaattttatatatttcttatatttttaccaaaatttacttatttttcaaaatttttaggtttttttaaaaaaaaatttaaagaatagttAAAAATGCATCCACATGTTATCCCCTTATTTCTTCACGTGTCAGCCCCATATTTGTCCACTTGAAcaagttcttaaaaaaaacaagcGATGTTAGTGTAGAGACCAATCAATATAACAGATGTCAATCTTAAGAACTAATATGATCCAAAAAAAAGTTGAAGGGCCAATATAGAAAAAGTTACTAAATTTAGGGGCCAATCTTATTCAATATCAAAGAAGACCAATACTGCTAGCAACCTATGAAATTTCCCACTATAATTCAAACACACAaaacctttaattttttaaaaacttctggaaaaataacttatttagccctataaatttatttaaaaaatttattttagtcttctatttaaattttcacctcttttagcATTTGAACTTGCGTTATTTGTCCAACCacccaaaatagatgaaaaagttaatattttatgttaatgatttcacgtgtatgccacatcaacaattaattaattagtttaaaattttaaaaactataaaaattattaaaatgcataaaagtataaatatatatacaatttatttaataataaaaatcattataatattttacaattttttaaattttttaaaataattaattaattactaacatgGCATGCACGTGGACTACCACAACAACAAAgctaacaaatgttaacttttcaATCATTTAGGGgtgattttacaaaaaaaaacagtttaaaggctaaaaagataataaattaaaagaatgGCAACAATAACTTTTTtgtgccttttatttttttggataagtaagctttttattttggatttgtagGATACATTTATACATTGAAAATGAACCAAACAGTGAAATCTAGGGTTCAACAAAGAAATCGAGAAAATCTAAAAACCGATTCGAACTAGTGGATTTGGTCCGGTTCGAGTTTTGTATTGTTCAATTTGATTCTAAGATAGTGTTATCACTCAAATCGCACAATTTAGTTTGTGTTTGATTTTTTCACATGGAACCCGTTTTATCCAAatcaaatcaaatgaaaaaaagaaatcatGTTTAAAGGGATAGACCTAATAGAATAATAAATAGATCATTTCAATATCCATATATATGGACTAATTCATTTAACcctattataataataataataataataataataataataataatattattattattataaacaacGACGATTAGATCATAGGATCGTACAAAAAGATAAAGTTATGaaaatatctcataaaaataattataaaagtacAGTTTTATATTAGAGTAATTGAATCAGTTCTTAAATATACAATTTTATATTAGAGTAATTGAATCAGTTCTTAAATATACAATTTTATATTAGAGTAATTGAATCAGttcttaaatataataattataattataagcaTAAATCTAATTTTAGGGGAATAGTTTATtaaactttataatattttatttataaaagaaacaaCTTTTAATATGACATACTATAATCACttagttataattaattaaaataatttaaaaaataattatttaattcactttATAAACGTATAAGTGAATCTGGAGCATGTATTATGATTGCcgtgaagaaaataaaaaattgcaaTATTAGGTATATTGGGGGCCAAAAGAAGgagatattgttttttttttccaaagatTAGATTTGGTAAAAACCGTCAAACCGAGCTTAACCGAACCCCGATTATCGATTTCAgatatttctattttattctaTATGGTTTAGATTTGAGTTTTAGAAGTGAAAAACCGAACGGAAcagtttaattcaatttttatctaAAAACCGAACCGAACCGAACCGAATATGCCCTTAATGAAACCTCGTTAAtaacacttttaaaaaaaaattaaaatgaacatAGTGTAACCCAAATGTAAGGTGAGGTTAGAAGATGGCAAGATAAGGCGCCTGTGAATCACAATCTCTATTATTATACCACATTCAACTATGGATAAGCTTAATTGAGaaacaaatacaaataaaatagaGATTTTAGATATGATAATTAAGCTAATATGCATTGTTTGATATATATACGATGGAGATTAGTGTTATAGATTGTGTCATGATCCATACTCAATTTCTGTaatgttttaaatataaatttaatataccaAATAAACATCAATCCATTGTCGTCCAGTGGTTAGGATATCTGGCTTTCACCCAGGAGACCCGGGTTCAATTCCCGgcaatggaaaattttcaaatttttatttttgtccttTCCTCTTACTGGCACGTGGCACACACCCACAAGCTTTCTTGCCCTTTCCATTTtataaattggttaattttcaactttaatccttttaatatgcttaaattagaagtttaatccttatactttaaaATCCAAGAAGTGTAAAGCTCTTCCTctatatttaaaataacatagttttttttttattcttttctagaCAGGAATCagttttttttcaaagtttcccatttttttttcaattttgaaatagcAGAAATTCCAATTTTCCTTTTTGTCCCAAAATATTGAAAAGATTGAACTGACTTCTCAACAATTTTCCAAGATTTtgcatttttttgtattttaatattttaaattaataaaaaatatatatttaatatatatacaataaatataaagtttatttaaaataagtaatataacatctattataaaatataaaatataataataataataataggtagtgataaacattaaataataatataactgGAAAAATCTATTTATCATGgatacttaaataaaaacttttgaatggttaaatgaaaattttcaaatagttcaaaaatcaaattgtaatttttttttagtaaagtGACCAAAACGAAAACTTACTCATAATTAatgactaatggtgtagtttactCAAAAAACAAAAAGACTTGGGCCAATAGTGGCATTTTAGATATGAACCACTTTGAACCGTATTGACATGGGCTTGACCCAATGATGACATTTTAAATATCAaccattaaaatcatattttgtactttgaaattgaatttgagCTTTGGGCCTAACTGAATTCAAATTGAAGTttataatcaattaattaaaatattttataaaaataaaattttaatatttacgataataaaaatacaatttcaccgttcgaatagtctatatttttaaagggttaaatcaaatttttatcatttttaagagggGCCAGATtgaattttacctttattaatttaaaacttttaaaaatttaaaggatctaaatgaaattttttccattttaagggggACCGAGTCCCCTGCCAGTCCCCTTGGCTACACCCCTAATCTTaccctaaaaaagaaaaaattatacgAATAACAGGGTTTTACGTAAAAACGTGTTCATATGTCgaatcaaatattatatatatgtttaaaaattactattaaaaaataaaataaaaaacataattttg
This region includes:
- the LOC121225549 gene encoding protein phosphatase 2C 37 produces the protein MAGTYCGVVGESEAAAATVEPKLRASRRRILELRPFKIVADAAVQPPLENDRKRHKLDRNLFLPVSSRDCDNAVQNSKDHGFKNEGLFSNGTVKLMIEKSMEDEKERPKFGMASVCGRRRDMEDAVSIHPSFCKQSSQVQISSDIHFFAVFDGHGCTHVAMKCRDRFHEIVKEEVEACGGLKAVEWKNTMEKSFERMDEEVREWTVNAKESSTCRCQLRTPQCDAVGSTAVVALITPDKIIVANCGDSRAVLCRNGAAFPLSDDHKPDRPDELLRIEEAGGKVIYWDGPRVLGVLAMSRAIGDNYLKPFVIPKPEVTITERRSEDECLILGSDGLWDVVTNDMACKVVRMCLCARKSSFAPGFSGNEMAVKNGALESFDKQCWDASVLLTKLALVRHSADNVSVVVVDLKKNQQAN